A genomic window from Streptomyces sp. NBC_01429 includes:
- a CDS encoding epoxide hydrolase family protein: MTATEPLIHVTDTELDELRSRLRATRWPTPWPLDGWAAGTDPGELRRLVAHWADAYDWRGHEDAVNALPSHFADIDGTPVHYLRFDAEHPGALPIVLSHGWPSTFLELVSLARRLATPSRYGGAAEDAFTVIVPSLPGFAFSPQRPVLDGPPTHELWHRLMHDHLGFARYAAHGGDLGAGITSRLAAAHPEALAGIHLLAIADPSGYDPSSVTPEERAYLDSVATWLSDEGGYQHQQRTRPVTLSYGLADSPTGLLAWIVEKYRAWSDCDGDLSTRFSDDFVLTQASLYWFTRTLSTSLRPYYEYDQGRAHRLERVDVPTALAVFPADLVQPPRSWAERTYHVTRYTRMPRGGHFAAHEEPELLAADLTEFFRTLR; encoded by the coding sequence ATGACCGCCACCGAGCCCCTGATCCACGTCACCGACACCGAGCTGGACGAGCTGCGCTCACGCCTGCGCGCGACCCGCTGGCCGACCCCCTGGCCCCTCGACGGATGGGCGGCCGGCACCGACCCGGGCGAGCTGCGGCGGCTCGTCGCCCACTGGGCCGACGCGTACGACTGGCGCGGTCACGAGGACGCCGTCAACGCGCTCCCGTCGCACTTCGCCGACATCGACGGCACCCCCGTGCACTATCTGCGCTTCGACGCGGAACACCCCGGCGCCCTGCCGATCGTGCTGAGCCACGGATGGCCGAGTACTTTCCTCGAACTGGTCTCTCTCGCCCGCAGGCTGGCCACCCCGTCCCGGTACGGAGGCGCCGCCGAGGACGCGTTCACCGTCATCGTCCCGTCCCTGCCCGGGTTCGCGTTCTCCCCGCAGCGGCCCGTGCTGGACGGCCCGCCGACCCATGAGCTGTGGCACCGGCTCATGCACGACCACCTCGGCTTCGCGCGCTACGCGGCGCACGGCGGCGATCTCGGCGCCGGCATCACCTCGCGGCTGGCGGCGGCGCACCCGGAGGCGCTCGCCGGGATCCATCTGCTGGCCATCGCCGACCCGAGCGGATACGACCCGTCGAGCGTCACACCGGAGGAGCGGGCGTATCTCGACTCCGTCGCCACCTGGCTCTCCGACGAGGGCGGCTACCAGCACCAGCAGCGGACCCGGCCCGTGACCCTGAGCTACGGCCTGGCCGATTCGCCGACCGGGCTGCTCGCCTGGATCGTCGAGAAGTACCGCGCCTGGAGCGACTGCGACGGCGATCTGTCCACCCGCTTCAGCGACGACTTCGTGCTGACCCAGGCGTCCCTGTACTGGTTCACCCGCACCCTCTCGACGTCGTTGCGGCCCTATTACGAGTACGACCAGGGGCGCGCCCACCGCCTGGAGCGGGTGGACGTACCGACCGCGCTCGCCGTGTTCCCCGCCGACCTCGTCCAGCCGCCCCGCAGTTGGGCCGAGCGCACCTATCACGTCACCCGCTACACCCGGATGCCCCGGGGCGGTCACTTCGCCGCGCACGAGGAACCCGAACTCCTCGCCGCCGACCTCACGGAATTCTTCCGCACGCTGCGCTGA
- a CDS encoding EamA family transporter, whose amino-acid sequence MLGSGLSNQVGASVAALAFPVLGPLGVVAVRQWVAAVVLVGFGRPGVRAFTAAQWRPVLALAVVFATMNLALYTAIDRIGLGLAVTLEFLGPLAVALAGSRRRTDLACAVVAAGAVLVLTRPRPSTDYLGIGLALLAAVCWGCYILLNRTVGARLPGLQGSAAAAAVSGLLYLPAGVTVLWLHPPTAGALLCALTAGVLSSAVPFLADLLALRRVPAHFFGIFMSVNPVFAGLVGLLVLGQHLDAASWLAIGAIVAANAVAVGAVAPRSREAAP is encoded by the coding sequence ATGCTGGGCAGCGGCCTGTCCAACCAGGTCGGAGCGTCCGTCGCCGCGCTCGCCTTTCCGGTACTCGGCCCGCTGGGAGTGGTGGCGGTGCGCCAGTGGGTCGCCGCCGTGGTGCTGGTGGGCTTCGGCCGGCCGGGGGTGCGGGCGTTCACCGCCGCGCAGTGGCGGCCGGTGCTGGCGCTGGCCGTGGTGTTCGCGACCATGAACCTGGCGCTGTACACGGCGATCGACCGGATCGGCCTCGGCCTCGCGGTCACCCTGGAGTTCCTCGGCCCGCTCGCGGTGGCGCTGGCGGGATCCCGCCGCCGTACCGACCTGGCCTGTGCCGTCGTCGCCGCCGGGGCCGTGCTGGTGCTGACCCGTCCCCGGCCCAGCACCGACTACCTCGGCATCGGCCTGGCCCTGCTCGCCGCCGTCTGCTGGGGCTGCTACATCCTGCTCAACCGGACCGTGGGCGCGCGGCTGCCGGGACTCCAGGGGTCGGCCGCGGCCGCCGCCGTCTCCGGTCTGCTCTACCTGCCCGCCGGCGTCACCGTGCTGTGGCTGCACCCGCCCACCGCCGGCGCCCTGCTGTGCGCGCTGACCGCGGGAGTGCTGTCCTCAGCCGTCCCCTTCCTCGCCGATCTGCTCGCGCTGCGCCGGGTCCCCGCCCACTTCTTCGGGATCTTCATGAGCGTCAACCCGGTGTTCGCCGGGCTGGTCGGACTGCTCGTCCTCGGCCAGCACCTCGACGCGGCGTCGTGGCTGGCCATCGGCGCGATCGTCGCGGCCAACGCGGTCGCGGTGGGCGCCGTCGCGCCTCGCTCCCGGGAAGCGGCTCCCTGA
- a CDS encoding LysR family transcriptional regulator gives MDRHAELELRHLRCLVAIVDTGSFTDAGIELGISQASVSRTLLALERILGVRLLHRTSRTVTPTTAGVRVLARARHLLTEADDLVREATTGHTRLRIGHAWSAMGRHTAEFQRRWHALHPGVELQLIRHNTSTGGLAEGLCDLAVVRVAVDTRRYAHALVGHEPRCVALASDDPWAGRRGVRLAEAGERTLVVDLRTGTTTLDLWPEGERPAVEYTHDIDDWLAAIATGRCVGVTPRATAAQYRRDGIIYRPLRDAAPVAVHLIWRRQDPHPATRAAVALLTDLYRAHP, from the coding sequence ATGGATCGACATGCGGAGCTGGAGCTGCGGCATCTGCGCTGCCTGGTCGCGATCGTCGACACGGGCAGCTTCACCGACGCCGGGATAGAGCTGGGCATCTCCCAGGCGTCGGTCTCGCGCACCCTGCTCGCGCTGGAACGGATCCTCGGCGTACGCCTGCTGCACCGCACCAGCCGTACGGTCACTCCCACCACCGCCGGCGTGCGGGTACTCGCCCGCGCCCGGCACCTGCTCACCGAGGCGGACGACCTGGTGCGCGAGGCGACGACCGGCCACACGCGGCTGCGCATCGGGCACGCCTGGTCCGCGATGGGCCGGCACACGGCGGAGTTCCAGCGCCGCTGGCACGCCCTGCACCCCGGCGTCGAACTCCAGCTGATCCGGCACAACACCTCGACCGGCGGTCTCGCCGAGGGCCTGTGCGACCTGGCCGTGGTGCGCGTCGCCGTCGACACCCGGCGCTACGCCCACGCCCTCGTGGGCCACGAGCCCCGTTGTGTCGCGCTCGCCTCCGACGATCCGTGGGCCGGGCGGCGCGGCGTACGTCTGGCGGAGGCGGGCGAGCGCACGTTGGTGGTGGATCTGCGTACCGGTACCACCACGCTGGATCTGTGGCCCGAGGGCGAGCGCCCGGCCGTGGAGTACACGCACGACATCGACGACTGGCTGGCCGCCATCGCCACCGGCCGCTGCGTCGGGGTCACCCCGCGGGCCACCGCGGCCCAGTACCGGCGCGACGGCATCATCTACCGCCCGTTGCGCGACGCCGCTCCCGTCGCCGTCCATCTCATCTGGCGCCGGCAGGACCCCCACCCCGCCACCCGGGCCGCCGTCGCGCTGCTCACCGACCTGTACCGCGCACACCCCTGA
- a CDS encoding ABC transporter ATP-binding protein has product MTSNHSLAAERLTLGYGERTVIESLDLAVPPGRITAIVGANACGKSTLLRSMSRLLAPREGRVVLDGKEVHRLPAKQLARTLGLLPQSPVAPEGITVADLVGRGRHPHQSVFSRWNEKDDAALASALEATGTTPLADRSVDELSGGQRQRVWIAMALAQQTDLLLLDEPTTFLDASHQIEVLDLLTDLNRDRGTTIVMVLHDLNLAARYADHLIALAEGRLHAAGSPDEVLTRENVRAVFGLDSRVIEDPVSHRPLMLPIGRHHVAPDGGGVGRDALPTGPAVRGVRGTGR; this is encoded by the coding sequence GTGACCTCGAACCACTCACTCGCGGCCGAGCGCCTCACGCTCGGCTACGGCGAGCGCACCGTCATCGAGTCCCTCGACCTCGCCGTGCCGCCCGGCAGGATCACGGCGATCGTCGGCGCGAACGCCTGCGGGAAGTCGACGCTCCTGCGCTCGATGTCCCGCCTGCTCGCGCCCCGCGAGGGCCGCGTCGTCCTGGACGGCAAGGAGGTGCACCGGCTGCCCGCGAAGCAACTGGCCCGTACGCTCGGGCTGTTGCCGCAGTCACCGGTAGCCCCCGAGGGCATCACCGTCGCGGATCTGGTCGGACGCGGGCGCCATCCGCACCAGAGCGTCTTCTCCCGCTGGAACGAGAAGGACGACGCCGCCCTGGCGTCCGCCCTCGAAGCGACCGGGACGACCCCGCTCGCCGACCGCTCCGTGGACGAACTCTCCGGGGGCCAGCGCCAGCGCGTGTGGATCGCGATGGCGCTCGCCCAGCAGACGGACCTGCTGCTGCTCGACGAGCCCACCACCTTCCTCGACGCGAGCCACCAGATCGAGGTCCTCGACCTGCTGACCGACCTGAACCGGGACCGCGGCACCACCATCGTCATGGTCCTGCACGACCTCAACCTCGCGGCCCGGTACGCGGACCATCTCATCGCTCTCGCCGAGGGACGGCTGCACGCCGCCGGTTCCCCGGACGAGGTGCTGACGCGCGAGAACGTACGCGCCGTGTTCGGCCTCGACAGCCGCGTCATCGAGGATCCGGTCTCGCACCGGCCGCTGATGCTGCCCATCGGCCGCCACCATGTGGCGCCCGACGGCGGCGGGGTGGGGCGGGACGCGCTGCCGACGGGCCCGGCCGTCAGGGGTGTGCGCGGTACAGGTCGGTGA
- a CDS encoding FecCD family ABC transporter permease yields MSAPLVARPPSAGPAALGRARRASRRRLVVLALAVLVVAAFAVTLMAGQTFYPPRDVIRVILGEQVPGASFTVGRLRLPRAVLAAAAGFSFGLAGVTFQTMLRNPLASPDIIGISSGASAVAAMAIVTLSLGRTEVSVLAVVAGLAVAVLVYTLAFRDGVVGTRLILIGIGISAMLDSVTSYVLSQAAEWDLQEAMRWLTGSLNGATWDQALPTLAALAVLTPVLLGRSRDLSAMRLGDDTASALGVRVERTRITVIVAAVGLIAVATAAAGPIAFVAFLSGPIAARVLGAGGSPLVPAGLVGSLLVLVADFCGQFAFGARYPVGVVTGVLGAPYLVYLIIRTNRTGGSL; encoded by the coding sequence GTGAGCGCCCCACTCGTCGCCCGGCCGCCGTCCGCCGGGCCCGCCGCCCTCGGCCGGGCCCGCCGCGCGTCCCGGCGACGTCTCGTCGTTCTCGCGCTGGCCGTCCTGGTCGTCGCCGCGTTCGCCGTGACGCTGATGGCCGGCCAGACGTTCTATCCGCCCCGCGACGTGATCCGGGTGATCCTCGGCGAGCAGGTGCCGGGCGCCTCCTTCACCGTCGGACGGCTGCGCCTGCCGCGGGCCGTGCTCGCCGCGGCGGCGGGCTTCAGCTTCGGCCTGGCCGGGGTCACCTTCCAGACGATGCTGCGCAATCCGCTCGCCAGCCCGGACATCATCGGCATCAGCTCCGGCGCGAGCGCCGTCGCCGCGATGGCGATCGTGACCCTGTCCCTCGGCAGGACGGAGGTGTCGGTCCTCGCCGTCGTCGCCGGTCTCGCCGTGGCCGTACTCGTCTACACCCTGGCCTTCCGGGACGGTGTCGTCGGCACCCGGCTCATCCTGATCGGCATCGGGATCTCCGCGATGCTCGACAGCGTCACCTCCTACGTGCTGTCCCAGGCCGCCGAATGGGACCTCCAGGAGGCGATGCGCTGGCTGACCGGCAGTCTCAACGGCGCGACCTGGGACCAGGCCCTTCCCACCCTCGCCGCCCTGGCCGTGCTCACCCCGGTGCTGCTGGGCCGGTCACGGGACCTCTCGGCGATGCGGCTCGGCGACGACACCGCCTCCGCGCTCGGGGTACGGGTCGAACGCACCCGTATCACCGTGATCGTCGCGGCCGTCGGGCTGATCGCCGTCGCGACGGCGGCGGCCGGGCCGATCGCGTTCGTGGCGTTCCTCTCCGGCCCCATCGCGGCCCGCGTGCTGGGAGCGGGCGGTTCCCCGCTGGTGCCCGCCGGGCTCGTCGGCTCCCTGCTGGTGCTCGTCGCCGACTTCTGCGGCCAGTTCGCCTTCGGCGCCCGCTACCCCGTCGGTGTCGTCACCGGCGTTCTCGGGGCGCCCTACCTCGTCTATCTGATCATCCGCACCAACCGGACAGGAGGCTCGCTGTGA
- a CDS encoding FecCD family ABC transporter permease, which produces MTTLDTRRPPYTAMARRTAGVRTLWLFLAVLVLAAVMVASLALGSRDVAWSDVWAALGGADASLEQAAVTKRVPRTLLAVVIGAALGLSGCVMQGVTRNPLADPGILGVNMGASLAVVTAVAFFGLTSPTGYVWVATAGAAFSALFVYTVGTIGRGGATPLKLALAGAATSAAFASLVSAVVLPRNDIAGSFRLWQIGGVGGASFDRIGQVLPFLLVGFAVCLLSARALNSLALGDELAAGLGERVAFVRAMAALGAVLLCGASTAVAGPIAFVGLVVPHTCRLLVGVDHRWLLPFSALLGASLLTAADVVGRVVARPSEVDVGIVTALIGAPFFIYIVRRQKVRAL; this is translated from the coding sequence GTGACGACCCTCGACACCCGGCGTCCGCCGTACACCGCCATGGCGCGGCGTACGGCGGGCGTCCGGACCCTGTGGCTGTTCCTCGCGGTCCTGGTGCTGGCCGCCGTCATGGTGGCGTCCCTCGCCCTGGGCTCGCGCGACGTCGCCTGGTCCGACGTCTGGGCGGCGCTCGGGGGCGCGGACGCGTCCCTGGAGCAGGCGGCGGTCACCAAACGCGTGCCCCGTACGCTGCTCGCTGTCGTGATCGGCGCGGCGCTCGGCCTGTCCGGCTGCGTGATGCAGGGCGTGACCCGCAACCCGCTGGCCGACCCGGGCATCCTCGGCGTCAACATGGGTGCCTCGCTCGCCGTCGTCACGGCGGTCGCGTTCTTCGGGCTCACCTCACCGACCGGATACGTGTGGGTCGCGACAGCGGGAGCGGCGTTCTCGGCTCTCTTCGTCTACACGGTGGGGACGATCGGACGCGGCGGCGCCACCCCTCTCAAACTCGCGCTCGCCGGGGCCGCCACCTCGGCGGCGTTCGCCTCGCTCGTCAGCGCGGTGGTCCTGCCGCGCAACGACATCGCCGGGAGCTTCCGGCTCTGGCAGATCGGCGGCGTCGGCGGGGCCTCCTTCGACCGCATCGGACAGGTCCTGCCCTTCCTGCTGGTGGGGTTCGCCGTCTGTCTGCTGTCGGCGCGCGCGCTGAACTCCCTCGCGCTGGGCGACGAGCTGGCGGCCGGGCTCGGTGAACGCGTCGCGTTCGTACGGGCCATGGCCGCGCTCGGCGCCGTCCTGCTGTGCGGCGCGTCGACGGCGGTCGCCGGGCCGATCGCGTTCGTCGGCCTCGTCGTACCGCACACCTGCCGGCTGCTGGTCGGCGTCGACCACCGCTGGCTGCTGCCGTTCTCCGCGCTGCTGGGCGCGTCGCTGCTCACGGCCGCCGACGTGGTCGGACGCGTCGTGGCCCGGCCCTCCGAGGTCGACGTGGGCATCGTGACGGCGCTGATCGGCGCCCCCTTCTTCATCTACATCGTCCGCCGGCAGAAGGTACGTGCCCTGTGA
- a CDS encoding iron-siderophore ABC transporter substrate-binding protein, with protein sequence MSAHRLRLLVVAAALVGLAACGGPADTGNKSQGSSSGQFPMTIEHALGKTTIPAKPQRVAAVNWANHEVPLALGVVPVGMAAANFGDDDGDGVLPWTEERLKELKADTPVLFDETDGIDFEAVADTKPDVILAAYSGLTKQDYTTLSEIAPVVAYPDAAWATPWREIIRTNSKAIGLADEGEKLITELEGDIKKTVAKYPQLKGKSAMFMTHVDPKDVSEVGYYTAHDTRTLFFEDLGLKIPDSVAKASKGTDKFALTQSAERIDVFDDVDIVTGYGDDKGDMIKTLRKDPLISKMPAIERDSVYLLPGSSPLATAANPTPLSISWVLDDYVAALAEAADKVK encoded by the coding sequence ATGTCTGCACACCGTCTTCGCCTGCTCGTCGTGGCAGCCGCCCTGGTGGGTCTCGCCGCCTGCGGCGGCCCGGCCGACACCGGGAACAAGAGCCAGGGCAGCAGTTCGGGCCAGTTCCCGATGACCATCGAGCACGCCCTCGGCAAGACCACCATTCCCGCCAAGCCCCAGCGCGTCGCCGCGGTGAACTGGGCCAACCACGAGGTGCCGTTGGCACTCGGCGTCGTCCCCGTCGGGATGGCCGCCGCCAACTTCGGCGATGACGACGGCGACGGCGTCCTGCCCTGGACCGAGGAGCGGCTCAAGGAGCTGAAGGCCGACACACCGGTGCTGTTCGACGAGACCGACGGCATCGACTTCGAGGCCGTGGCCGACACGAAGCCGGACGTGATCCTGGCCGCCTACTCGGGACTGACCAAGCAGGACTACACGACCCTCAGCGAGATCGCTCCTGTGGTGGCGTACCCGGACGCCGCGTGGGCGACGCCGTGGCGCGAGATCATACGGACGAACAGCAAGGCGATCGGGCTCGCCGACGAGGGCGAGAAGCTGATCACCGAGCTGGAGGGCGACATCAAGAAGACCGTCGCGAAGTACCCGCAGCTCAAGGGCAAGTCGGCGATGTTCATGACGCACGTCGACCCCAAGGACGTGAGCGAGGTCGGCTACTACACGGCGCACGACACCCGGACGCTGTTCTTCGAGGACCTCGGGCTGAAGATCCCCGACAGCGTCGCGAAGGCGTCCAAGGGCACGGACAAGTTCGCCCTGACGCAGAGCGCCGAGCGGATCGACGTGTTCGACGACGTCGACATCGTCACCGGATACGGCGACGACAAGGGCGACATGATCAAGACGCTCCGCAAGGACCCGCTGATCTCGAAGATGCCCGCCATCGAGCGCGACTCGGTCTACCTGCTGCCCGGCAGCTCGCCGCTGGCCACCGCCGCCAACCCGACACCGCTGTCGATCTCGTGGGTCCTCGACGACTACGTCGCCGCCCTTGCCGAGGCCGCGGACAAGGTCAAGTGA
- a CDS encoding helix-turn-helix transcriptional regulator, producing the protein MTRETRTLPDLPPGSVDATFVIQGYDELVAHDTVWDEHSHPFHELLWNERGASTAVVGSRVWTITPTLGLWMPAGTPHSGSAVAGTWFRAGFFGFHTTSSISDTPVAVEITPLLRLLLERLGEPGLSAASRAATEVLVLDVLAPSPRELLVHVPTSALLRPIADAVREDPGDPRTLTDWASALGVSPRTISRAFNTETGTSFARWVAAVRAQHAVALLTRGSDVETVAEQVGYRSASAFGVAFRRTTGLTPGPFRAR; encoded by the coding sequence GTGACCAGGGAGACCAGAACACTGCCGGACCTGCCGCCCGGTTCGGTGGACGCGACCTTCGTCATCCAGGGCTACGACGAGCTGGTGGCCCACGACACCGTCTGGGACGAGCACTCCCACCCGTTCCACGAGCTGCTCTGGAACGAGCGCGGCGCCTCCACCGCCGTGGTCGGCTCCCGGGTCTGGACGATCACACCGACGCTGGGCCTGTGGATGCCCGCCGGTACGCCGCACTCCGGGTCCGCGGTCGCCGGCACCTGGTTCCGCGCCGGTTTCTTCGGCTTCCACACCACGTCCTCGATCTCCGACACGCCGGTGGCCGTCGAGATCACCCCGCTGCTGCGGCTGCTGCTGGAACGGCTCGGTGAACCCGGGCTCTCCGCCGCCTCGCGGGCGGCGACCGAGGTCCTGGTGCTCGACGTGCTCGCGCCCTCGCCGCGCGAACTCCTCGTGCACGTACCCACGTCCGCCCTGCTGCGCCCGATAGCCGACGCGGTGCGCGAGGACCCGGGCGACCCGCGGACACTGACGGACTGGGCGTCCGCGCTCGGCGTCAGCCCCCGCACCATCAGCCGTGCGTTCAACACCGAGACGGGCACGAGCTTCGCCCGCTGGGTGGCGGCGGTCCGCGCCCAGCACGCGGTCGCCCTGCTCACCCGGGGCTCGGATGTGGAGACCGTCGCGGAACAGGTCGGCTACCGGTCGGCGAGCGCGTTCGGCGTGGCCTTCCGGCGTACCACCGGGCTCACCCCGGGCCCGTTCCGCGCGCGCTGA
- a CDS encoding sugar-binding transcriptional regulator has translation MTGTRDVELMGRVARLYYLGGLTRVQIAERLGISRFKTGRLLDAALETGLVTITIKPSALIAPEVSDALAGRFGLRHAYAVRVDETADAEADRDQIHDRLGRVAADVLSETVTKDDVLGLDSGRTVSHIADHLTRLPPCDVVQLTGLTGTVQQTGLEILGRITSVSGGRAHPVYAPMITPDPSSAESLRRQPGVKSTIAQYRKVTRAVVSVGSWTPPESQVYDRLAPAEREALLASGVAAETCALMFDAEGQALRGLDDRRIGIALKDLRAIDSVIGVAGGLGKRGAIAAILRSGILDTLVVDEPTARALLTWP, from the coding sequence ATGACCGGGACAAGAGACGTCGAACTCATGGGGCGCGTCGCGCGCCTCTACTACCTGGGCGGCCTGACCAGGGTTCAGATCGCGGAGCGCCTGGGCATCTCCCGTTTCAAGACAGGCCGGTTGCTCGACGCCGCGCTGGAGACCGGCCTCGTCACCATCACCATCAAGCCCAGCGCCCTCATCGCGCCCGAGGTGTCCGACGCCCTCGCCGGCCGGTTCGGGCTCCGCCACGCCTACGCGGTCCGGGTCGACGAGACCGCCGACGCGGAGGCCGACCGCGATCAGATCCACGACCGCCTCGGCAGGGTGGCCGCGGACGTCCTCTCCGAGACCGTCACCAAGGACGACGTCCTCGGCCTCGACAGCGGACGGACCGTCAGCCACATCGCCGACCATCTGACCCGGCTGCCGCCGTGCGACGTCGTGCAGCTCACCGGTCTGACCGGCACGGTCCAGCAGACGGGGCTGGAGATACTCGGCCGCATCACCTCCGTCAGCGGCGGCAGGGCCCACCCCGTCTACGCCCCGATGATCACCCCCGACCCCAGCTCCGCCGAGTCCCTCCGCCGCCAGCCCGGCGTCAAGTCGACGATCGCCCAGTACCGCAAGGTGACCCGGGCCGTCGTCTCGGTGGGTTCCTGGACCCCGCCGGAGTCGCAGGTGTACGACCGGCTGGCCCCGGCCGAGCGGGAAGCGCTGCTGGCGTCCGGGGTGGCGGCGGAGACCTGCGCCCTCATGTTCGACGCCGAGGGGCAGGCCCTGCGCGGTCTGGACGACCGCCGGATCGGCATCGCGCTCAAGGACCTCCGCGCCATCGACAGCGTCATCGGTGTCGCCGGCGGACTCGGCAAGCGCGGCGCCATCGCGGCCATCCTGCGCTCGGGGATCCTGGACACCCTCGTCGTCGACGAACCCACCGCCCGCGCCCTCCTCACCTGGCCCTGA
- a CDS encoding sugar ABC transporter ATP-binding protein has product MDSDGSIPATVAPAMLECRDLYKSFGGVPVLKGAGLSLLPGTVTALAGENGAGKSTMMKIASGQLRADRGEVRVRGEQLTPGDPKAAHRLGVAIVPQELASIDDMTVYENLFVGHEIRTRLGLLDRQAMIAAARRALDAFEVGIDPATRMSRLPVGLRQIVEIVKCTHRGAKVLLLDEPTSAIAKHEVDSLYTLVGRLRSTGVSVMYTTHKMEEMRALADRVVVLRDGVLVADRSMTEVSDDDIVTAMIGRDLESLFPPVRPPAAEPVLEVRGLRVDGSAEPTTLTVRGGEILGLAGLVGAGRTELLESIFGARPDGGGSVAVDGRTVGRRSPAGSIRSGIAFVPEDRKGAGAVLTMSILDNATLPRLADFSVAGWLRNSARTSRVDTAMRSVRLRSRGPGQSVGTLSGGNQQKVVIARWLTSDVRVLLLDEPTRGVDVGARSEIYRIIADLAAEGMAVVMASSDMPEILGLSHRALVMRGGAVAAELDRDQLDHADVQATIFRIAAGLEDSGRTPAPAGRTARPTAATPSPSPAKDDAS; this is encoded by the coding sequence ATGGACAGCGACGGATCGATACCGGCCACTGTCGCCCCCGCCATGCTGGAGTGCCGGGACCTGTACAAGTCCTTCGGCGGTGTACCGGTCCTCAAAGGAGCAGGTCTCTCCCTGCTGCCCGGGACGGTCACCGCCCTCGCCGGGGAGAACGGCGCCGGCAAGTCGACCATGATGAAGATCGCCTCCGGCCAGCTCAGGGCGGACCGCGGCGAGGTGCGTGTCCGCGGGGAGCAGCTGACGCCGGGCGATCCGAAGGCCGCGCACCGGCTCGGGGTCGCGATCGTGCCGCAGGAGCTGGCCTCCATCGACGACATGACCGTCTACGAGAACCTGTTCGTGGGCCACGAGATCCGCACGCGCCTCGGACTTCTGGACCGGCAGGCGATGATCGCCGCCGCCCGCCGGGCCCTGGACGCCTTCGAGGTCGGTATCGACCCGGCCACGCGGATGTCCCGGCTGCCGGTGGGACTGCGCCAGATCGTGGAGATCGTCAAGTGCACCCACCGCGGTGCGAAGGTCCTGCTGCTGGACGAGCCGACCTCGGCCATCGCCAAGCACGAGGTCGACAGCCTGTACACGCTGGTCGGGCGACTGCGGTCGACCGGTGTCTCGGTCATGTACACCACGCACAAGATGGAGGAGATGCGGGCGCTCGCCGACCGGGTGGTGGTGCTGCGCGACGGCGTTCTCGTCGCCGACCGGAGCATGACCGAGGTCAGCGACGACGACATCGTGACCGCCATGATCGGCCGCGATCTGGAGAGTCTCTTCCCTCCGGTGCGGCCGCCGGCCGCCGAACCCGTCCTGGAGGTCCGCGGCCTGCGGGTGGACGGCAGTGCCGAGCCGACCACGCTCACCGTCCGCGGGGGCGAGATCCTCGGCCTCGCCGGGCTCGTCGGCGCCGGGCGCACGGAGCTGCTGGAGTCCATCTTCGGAGCCCGTCCCGACGGCGGCGGCAGCGTCGCCGTGGACGGCAGGACCGTGGGGCGGCGCTCTCCGGCCGGCTCGATCCGCAGCGGGATCGCATTCGTACCGGAGGACCGCAAGGGCGCCGGGGCCGTGCTCACCATGAGCATCCTCGACAACGCCACGCTGCCCCGCCTCGCGGACTTCAGCGTCGCGGGCTGGCTCAGGAACTCCGCCCGTACCAGCAGGGTCGACACGGCCATGAGGTCGGTACGGCTGCGCAGCCGCGGGCCGGGCCAGTCCGTCGGCACCCTCTCCGGCGGCAACCAGCAGAAGGTCGTGATCGCCCGCTGGCTGACCAGTGACGTACGGGTGCTGCTGCTGGACGAGCCCACCCGGGGCGTGGACGTCGGCGCGCGGTCGGAGATCTACCGGATCATCGCCGACCTGGCGGCCGAGGGCATGGCCGTCGTGATGGCCTCGTCCGACATGCCCGAGATCCTCGGGCTCTCCCACCGGGCGCTGGTCATGCGCGGCGGCGCCGTCGCCGCGGAGCTGGACCGCGACCAGCTCGACCACGCCGACGTACAGGCCACCATCTTCCGGATCGCCGCCGGCCTGGAGGACAGCGGGCGGACCCCGGCACCGGCCGGCCGGACCGCGCGGCCGACGGCGGCCACCCCATCCCCTTCACCGGCCAAGGACGACGCATCATGA